A window of the Butyricimonas virosa genome harbors these coding sequences:
- a CDS encoding DUF3795 domain-containing protein, producing the protein MKFYKGRIPACGVFCGGCPMYMREERPCQGADLNRSRCEKCKTFHLCCLEKGITHCFQCTDFPCAKFKGFAKRWLKYGQNFVENQELLKGMGEVGFLKYYNGKVID; encoded by the coding sequence ATGAAATTTTATAAGGGACGTATTCCAGCTTGTGGTGTCTTTTGTGGAGGTTGTCCGATGTACATGAGAGAAGAAAGACCTTGTCAAGGAGCCGACTTGAATCGTTCTCGTTGTGAAAAATGTAAAACATTTCATTTATGTTGCTTGGAGAAAGGGATAACACATTGTTTCCAATGTACGGATTTTCCATGTGCCAAATTTAAAGGATTTGCCAAACGTTGGTTAAAGTATGGACAGAATTTTGTTGAAAATCAAGAACTCTTAAAAGGCATGGGCGAAGTTGGCTTTTTAAAATATTACAATGGAAAAGTTATAGATTAA
- a CDS encoding GNAT family N-acetyltransferase, which translates to MNTDFTIRTARQSDTAELSDLFQNTVLTINKRDYSQAEVEDWASCGNDLSRIEEMIRTHYFIVAVNRQAQIVGFSSITKQGYLYSMFVHKDFQGRGIASMLLDEIEQYANITGIMRIMSEVSLTARPFFEKRGYIVEKEQKRKANLLSLTNFWMAKGETK; encoded by the coding sequence ATGAATACAGATTTTACAATCAGAACTGCTCGGCAGTCCGATACCGCAGAACTCAGCGACTTATTTCAAAATACAGTCCTCACAATAAACAAACGAGATTATTCACAGGCAGAAGTGGAAGATTGGGCGTCATGTGGTAATGATCTCTCTCGTATAGAAGAAATGATTAGGACACATTATTTCATTGTGGCCGTTAATCGGCAGGCGCAAATTGTTGGCTTTTCATCTATAACAAAACAGGGATATTTGTATTCCATGTTCGTTCACAAAGATTTTCAAGGTAGAGGCATTGCCTCGATGCTTTTAGATGAAATAGAACAGTATGCAAATATAACCGGAATTATGCGGATTATGTCAGAAGTTAGTTTAACTGCTCGTCCGTTCTTTGAAAAAAGAGGTTATATTGTCGAGAAAGAGCAGAAGCGCAAGGCAAATTTACTTTCTCTTACAAATTTTTGGATGGCCAAGGGGGAGACGAAATGA
- a CDS encoding AsmA-like C-terminal region-containing protein, with amino-acid sequence MWRLLKYFFISLLVLVILVCASIGIVLNFIFTPEKLTPIVEKSANEFLNAEVHFDAIELTFFSTFPEFGLEMRNGSVVTKVFQDSLKQENVYAATDSLMSFKRCRLIVNPMAYLSRKEVIVKELRLEEPQIYAYIDTNGVPGWNVMRESAEQDSVVMVETDTIQEKVIEGIDIRNIRIEGGKLVFDDRANKLYARLEGGGLKIDGNFMERKADLQLDVKAKNILFWQEGNLLVKRLRFGLQTGMRLDRDSMLYVLDKAVMRVNRMKFGVGGRLQADSLNHLLDVDLTFGIKVPSLKTLLDLVPETVLKHDENVTVSGEVLCRGSLKGKYGKDRVPVLDARFKINEGSVKYEGMPYSLDKLDVDLEGVVDLQKEQPSFLKLNRFYVKGTDVDVDLNGRVDQLLSNPLITASVKADVDFSILPQIFPIQEGVTLTGSLNAGLKGNVLLADIKNKNYGKLDIRGGCQLKNVLLASEKDSLKLRSKSVILGFGTNMEDKTILQEKNLLNGIFCFDSVDIQWKNALTFHMDTSYVKVKTSPLRDTTAVASMSADIRFGWIDLVMGDSLRFRMGNSAANFALAPSPEDKKLPLVKAKVNMDSLRVRARGNSLRLANAGFDLSGVPDRKNKRQWLVSGVVGFQDMRVYTPLFPLRMRMPGTKITLSPGHIKLNGAKLKMGRSDLLLTGEVYNLAGAFLRQEDLKANLKVRSNMINCNQLMKAMEVGAANRMNMKWGTEEELSEDELSDVNLAADSTYVADSTMSVFVVPPGVDFTFETNIKKVLYGKLELDSIHGKVVMQNQCIELSDLSMRSMAADVKTTMLYKASGKEKAYTGFDLRMDDIDVGALINFMPSLDSIVPMLRSFDGLVNFHMAAETELDSTMMVDLPTLRAVAYIDGKDLVLMDGETFSEISKMLMFKNKERNLIDSVAVDFRIKDGMIEVFPFLVEVDRYKVAVGGEHKIDMTFNYHISVLKSPVPFKLGVDIYGSMEKMKFKITKAKYKNLFIPSKRAKVDSAQINVRNQIRQMLQAAKK; translated from the coding sequence ATGTGGCGTTTATTAAAGTATTTCTTTATTTCACTGTTAGTATTGGTGATATTAGTGTGTGCTTCGATAGGCATCGTATTGAATTTTATCTTTACCCCGGAGAAGTTGACTCCTATTGTGGAGAAAAGTGCCAATGAATTTTTGAATGCGGAAGTACACTTTGACGCGATCGAGTTAACCTTTTTCTCGACTTTCCCGGAATTCGGGCTTGAGATGCGAAATGGTAGCGTGGTGACGAAAGTCTTTCAGGATTCGTTGAAACAGGAGAATGTTTACGCCGCTACTGATTCATTGATGAGTTTTAAGCGTTGTCGGCTGATTGTGAATCCGATGGCTTATCTGTCTCGGAAGGAAGTTATCGTGAAAGAATTGCGTTTGGAAGAACCGCAAATATACGCTTATATTGACACGAACGGAGTACCCGGTTGGAATGTAATGCGGGAGTCTGCTGAACAGGATTCCGTGGTCATGGTGGAGACGGATACGATTCAAGAAAAAGTGATTGAGGGTATAGATATTCGTAACATTCGTATCGAGGGGGGAAAACTCGTGTTTGATGATCGTGCGAATAAACTTTATGCCCGATTGGAGGGGGGCGGATTGAAAATCGATGGAAATTTTATGGAGCGGAAGGCTGACTTGCAGTTGGATGTGAAAGCAAAGAATATTCTTTTTTGGCAGGAAGGTAATTTACTCGTGAAGCGTTTGCGGTTTGGATTGCAAACAGGAATGCGTCTGGATCGAGATTCTATGCTTTACGTGTTGGATAAAGCTGTTATGAGGGTTAATAGAATGAAATTCGGGGTCGGAGGACGTTTGCAGGCAGATTCGTTAAATCATTTGTTGGACGTGGACCTGACCTTTGGGATAAAGGTTCCTTCTTTGAAAACTCTGCTTGACCTTGTTCCGGAAACAGTACTTAAACATGATGAAAACGTGACAGTATCGGGAGAGGTGCTATGCCGGGGATCGTTGAAGGGAAAATATGGAAAGGATCGAGTTCCCGTGTTGGATGCTCGTTTCAAAATAAATGAAGGTTCCGTGAAATATGAGGGGATGCCTTATTCGTTGGATAAGTTGGATGTTGACTTGGAAGGTGTCGTTGATTTACAGAAAGAACAACCTTCGTTCTTGAAATTGAATCGGTTTTACGTGAAGGGGACAGATGTGGATGTGGATTTAAATGGCCGGGTGGATCAATTACTTTCTAATCCTTTGATTACGGCAAGCGTGAAAGCGGATGTCGATTTTTCTATATTGCCCCAAATATTCCCGATACAAGAGGGGGTGACGTTAACGGGAAGTTTGAATGCCGGGCTAAAAGGAAATGTTTTATTGGCTGACATAAAGAATAAAAACTATGGAAAACTGGATATTCGAGGAGGGTGTCAATTAAAGAATGTCTTGTTAGCCAGCGAAAAGGATAGTTTGAAATTACGTTCAAAATCTGTGATATTGGGATTCGGAACCAACATGGAAGATAAGACTATCTTGCAGGAAAAGAACCTGTTGAATGGAATCTTTTGTTTTGATAGTGTCGATATACAGTGGAAGAATGCTTTAACCTTTCACATGGATACTTCTTACGTGAAGGTAAAAACTTCTCCCTTGCGAGATACCACGGCTGTCGCTTCTATGTCGGCAGACATTCGTTTCGGGTGGATTGACTTGGTGATGGGTGACTCCCTGCGGTTCCGGATGGGAAATAGTGCGGCTAATTTTGCCTTGGCTCCCTCACCGGAAGATAAAAAGCTCCCGTTGGTAAAAGCGAAGGTCAATATGGATAGTTTACGGGTAAGAGCTAGAGGGAATAGTTTACGGTTGGCGAATGCCGGATTTGATCTTTCGGGAGTTCCAGACCGGAAAAATAAACGTCAATGGCTTGTCAGTGGTGTGGTTGGCTTTCAGGATATGCGGGTATACACCCCCTTGTTTCCTCTGCGGATGCGTATGCCGGGGACGAAGATTACTTTAAGTCCCGGACATATTAAATTGAATGGTGCAAAGTTGAAGATGGGACGTTCTGATCTTCTGTTAACCGGGGAAGTATACAATCTGGCGGGTGCATTTTTGCGACAGGAGGATTTGAAAGCTAATTTGAAGGTGAGATCGAATATGATCAATTGCAATCAATTGATGAAAGCCATGGAGGTTGGGGCTGCCAATCGAATGAACATGAAGTGGGGAACAGAAGAGGAGTTGAGTGAGGATGAATTGTCTGATGTGAATTTGGCAGCGGATTCCACGTACGTGGCAGACTCTACCATGTCTGTCTTTGTTGTTCCTCCCGGTGTTGATTTCACCTTTGAAACGAATATAAAAAAGGTGTTATACGGGAAATTGGAATTGGATAGTATTCACGGGAAGGTGGTGATGCAAAATCAATGTATTGAATTGTCTGATTTGAGTATGCGTTCTATGGCGGCAGATGTGAAGACCACGATGCTGTATAAGGCTTCCGGAAAAGAGAAAGCGTACACTGGTTTTGATTTGCGAATGGATGATATTGATGTGGGAGCATTAATTAATTTTATGCCTTCCCTAGACTCTATTGTACCGATGTTACGTTCTTTCGATGGTTTGGTAAATTTCCATATGGCAGCAGAGACTGAGCTGGATTCCACGATGATGGTTGATTTGCCGACGTTACGAGCCGTGGCTTACATTGATGGTAAGGATTTGGTATTGATGGATGGAGAGACGTTCTCGGAGATTTCCAAGATGTTGATGTTTAAAAATAAAGAACGTAATCTGATTGATAGCGTGGCCGTGGATTTTCGTATAAAAGATGGCATGATTGAAGTATTCCCTTTCCTAGTCGAGGTGGATCGTTATAAGGTTGCCGTGGGGGGAGAGCATAAAATAGATATGACCTTTAATTATCATATTTCCGTGCTGAAGTCGCCGGTACCTTTCAAATTAGGAGTAGACATTTATGGGTCTATGGAGAAGATGAAATTCAAGATCACGAAGGCTAAATACAAGAACCTGTTTATCCCTTCCAAACGGGCGAAAGTAGATAGTGCACAGATTAATGTACGAAATCAGATTCGTCAGATGTTGCAGGCGGCGAAGAAGTGA
- a CDS encoding exo-beta-N-acetylmuramidase NamZ domain-containing protein, with protein MRYLILFLVIASACTDAISVNVRDGIERFEAYRNLVEGKRVGIVANHTSRVDTVHGVDFLLGKGINVVRIFCPEHGFRGTADAGETVGDYIDAGSGLKVVSLYGKKKKPQPEDLSGIDVMIFDMQDVGVRFYTYLSTLHYVMEACAEQDIPLIVMDRPNPNAFYVDGPVLQKEFKSFVGMHPVPVVYGMTIGEYAGMINGEGWLKDNVICNLTVIPCEGWKRKQPVTLPYAPSPNLPDSVSIILYPSTCFFEGTVINEGRGTLHPFQVFGHPSLKGMPYSYVPRPIKGMSMQPKCKGQTCYGMDLRGEYYTILKMKRLNLAWLLQAYQEYKGKEPFFNALFNKLVGNDKVQRQLKEGATEEEIRAGWQDEVAGFMKVRERYLIYD; from the coding sequence ATGAGATATTTGATATTATTTTTGGTGATAGCATCCGCGTGTACGGATGCTATTTCCGTGAATGTACGAGACGGGATTGAACGGTTTGAGGCTTACCGGAATTTGGTGGAAGGTAAGCGAGTTGGTATCGTGGCCAATCATACGTCACGAGTGGACACTGTGCATGGTGTCGATTTCTTGTTGGGCAAAGGTATTAACGTGGTACGGATTTTTTGTCCGGAACATGGGTTTCGGGGAACTGCCGATGCCGGGGAGACAGTGGGAGATTATATTGATGCAGGAAGTGGCTTGAAAGTGGTATCCCTGTATGGGAAGAAAAAGAAACCGCAGCCGGAGGATCTGTCGGGAATAGACGTGATGATTTTTGACATGCAGGATGTGGGAGTACGTTTCTATACTTATCTGTCCACGTTGCATTACGTGATGGAAGCCTGTGCGGAACAAGATATTCCGCTGATCGTGATGGATCGTCCTAATCCGAATGCTTTTTACGTGGATGGCCCGGTCCTGCAGAAAGAGTTTAAATCTTTTGTCGGGATGCACCCGGTTCCGGTCGTGTACGGGATGACGATAGGTGAATATGCCGGAATGATTAACGGGGAAGGCTGGTTGAAAGATAACGTGATTTGTAATCTGACCGTAATTCCTTGCGAGGGATGGAAGCGGAAACAGCCCGTGACGTTGCCTTATGCCCCGTCTCCGAATTTACCGGATTCAGTTTCTATCATACTTTACCCGTCAACTTGTTTTTTCGAGGGAACGGTAATTAACGAAGGGCGCGGGACATTGCATCCGTTTCAAGTGTTCGGGCATCCGAGTTTGAAGGGGATGCCTTATTCTTATGTGCCTCGCCCGATCAAGGGTATGAGTATGCAGCCCAAATGTAAGGGGCAAACCTGTTACGGGATGGATTTGCGAGGGGAATATTACACTATTTTAAAAATGAAACGTCTGAATTTGGCTTGGTTATTGCAGGCTTATCAAGAGTATAAAGGCAAGGAACCCTTTTTTAATGCTTTATTCAATAAGTTGGTAGGGAACGATAAAGTGCAGCGACAATTGAAAGAAGGAGCGACAGAAGAAGAGATTCGAGCCGGATGGCAGGATGAGGTTGCAGGGTTTATGAAAGTGAGAGAAAGGTATTTGATTTACGATTGA
- a CDS encoding DUF4837 family protein, whose amino-acid sequence MKNIVFVFVMVLMLGSCKDATKNLMPSVTGKINQVLVIAEKNMWDGAVGDTIREFFGQDQDGLPQAEPIFDVLNLPEKYFDKNMKGHRNVLQVVISPSVDSAYVRYADSPWAKTQKYIKIAAPDRKTFFKLFDENKLKILGIYAKAERDRLISVYKRTADTRIFNLFKKKYNILLYCPTGYYVNKDTTDFVWMSSETTKNSKGIIFFTEKYEHESQFNYAIIFDRVNEELKKHIPGPREGSYMALDMEVPYTAVQYKYNGHYAVLFRGLWMVENDFMAGPYELNVVLDEEYQRVIYMMGYVYYPNEEKRDMMKQVDAILNTMVIDYKDKEEKTK is encoded by the coding sequence ATGAAAAATATCGTATTTGTTTTCGTGATGGTTTTAATGTTAGGTTCTTGTAAGGATGCCACGAAGAACCTGATGCCTTCCGTGACAGGAAAAATCAATCAGGTATTGGTTATTGCCGAGAAAAATATGTGGGATGGTGCCGTGGGTGACACGATCCGGGAATTCTTTGGACAAGATCAGGATGGATTACCTCAGGCTGAACCTATTTTTGACGTGTTGAATTTGCCGGAGAAGTATTTCGACAAGAACATGAAAGGACACCGTAACGTATTGCAAGTCGTGATTTCTCCTTCCGTAGACTCTGCTTACGTGCGGTATGCAGATAGCCCGTGGGCTAAAACACAGAAGTATATAAAGATTGCAGCCCCGGATCGGAAAACCTTTTTTAAGTTGTTTGATGAGAATAAATTGAAAATCCTTGGTATATACGCCAAGGCCGAGCGTGACCGGTTGATATCGGTTTACAAGCGGACGGCGGATACCCGTATCTTTAACTTGTTCAAGAAAAAGTATAATATACTGTTGTATTGTCCTACGGGGTATTACGTGAACAAGGACACGACGGATTTCGTGTGGATGTCGAGCGAAACCACGAAAAATAGTAAAGGTATCATATTCTTCACTGAAAAGTATGAACATGAAAGCCAGTTTAATTATGCGATTATTTTTGATCGGGTGAACGAGGAGTTGAAGAAACATATTCCCGGTCCGCGGGAGGGATCGTATATGGCATTGGATATGGAGGTGCCTTATACTGCCGTGCAATACAAGTATAACGGGCATTATGCCGTGTTGTTCCGGGGGCTGTGGATGGTTGAAAATGACTTCATGGCGGGACCGTACGAGTTGAATGTGGTGCTGGACGAAGAATATCAGCGGGTGATTTATATGATGGGGTACGTGTACTACCCGAACGAGGAGAAACGGGACATGATGAAACAAGTGGATGCTATCCTGAACACCATGGTGATTGATTATAAAGATAAAGAAGAGAAGACGAAGTAA
- a CDS encoding DUF3108 domain-containing protein: MRAIILIITLFVSLPAISQKKLSNVIEKLTYRGYYNWSFIWINAGSVEMTVQPSDKYPNAQCIFAVGYSNPSWDWVFKLRDTLISHHDSMTYKPYEFSRKAHEGNYHKTFDYVWDYDSGVIHANIHRIGKYQRKDTIKLLPDTYDMLSVAWYARELDFDNYKKGDQIPIRILLDDKVYDLYVRYLGKEKVKTDSGRRMCHVFSPLLVAGDVFKGGENMKVWVSDDEYRIPVMVEAKIIVGSVKGILDEANSKF; encoded by the coding sequence ATGAGAGCGATTATACTGATAATTACATTGTTTGTGAGCCTTCCTGCCATATCGCAGAAGAAGTTGTCTAATGTGATAGAGAAACTGACTTACAGGGGCTATTACAACTGGAGCTTTATCTGGATTAACGCGGGTTCGGTGGAAATGACCGTACAGCCTTCCGATAAGTATCCGAATGCCCAGTGCATATTTGCCGTGGGGTATTCCAACCCTTCGTGGGATTGGGTGTTCAAGTTGAGAGATACGTTGATTTCGCATCATGATAGCATGACTTATAAACCTTACGAGTTTTCGAGAAAAGCGCACGAGGGAAATTACCATAAAACGTTCGATTACGTGTGGGATTATGATAGCGGGGTGATTCATGCTAATATACACCGGATCGGGAAATACCAGCGTAAAGATACGATTAAATTGTTGCCGGACACGTACGATATGTTGTCCGTGGCGTGGTATGCAAGGGAATTGGATTTTGATAACTACAAGAAAGGAGACCAGATCCCGATACGTATTCTACTGGACGATAAAGTATACGATTTATACGTTCGTTACTTGGGGAAAGAGAAAGTGAAAACGGATAGCGGACGGCGGATGTGTCACGTGTTTTCTCCCTTGCTCGTGGCCGGTGACGTGTTTAAAGGGGGAGAGAATATGAAGGTATGGGTAAGTGATGACGAGTATCGTATTCCCGTGATGGTTGAGGCCAAGATTATCGTGGGATCGGTGAAAGGAATCTTGGATGAGGCCAATAGTAAGTTTTAG
- a CDS encoding Ig-like domain-containing protein: protein MNKFFWNGFCFVAIIVALIIYACANRGYPQGGEKDVTPPQVIKEVPESFSTNFKGKQIDIYFDEYVQLKDINKKFVMSPPMKKKARVSLRGKYVRVTFQDSLKPNTTYTLDFADAIVDNNEGNPLGFYRYVFSTGPQLDSMELGGQVIDMQTQLPVLGATVMFYQNTADSVPLTDLPSYVAKTDSAGMFRVTNIKDDTYRVMAIDDARGNYLFVPSETKVGFIDSLIQTISFPMTVYDTIHPDTTVVEGRRTKKGMEFKVVSKDTIVRRDFTMFGPTNLFIPMFDEEKTQLYLVDEARKERERLDFTFSIPAEHQLKVRLLGLHLLDKVSQDDWYIEERSAGRDTIQLWIKDSLVYKIDSLVAEASYLRTDSLGKRVLLADTIKFYYKDKPEPKGKRKKEQDSIPVIKFMEISAGVGSTMDLNKNITLEFDRPIVEDGLKNIQLLEMVDSVLTPVDFSLKHDSLKIRKYYLGYKWKPETEYRLSIDSMGIYSIYGLYNNKLVKDFKTKAVEDYGNIIVNVSEATTPIILQLYQGDKDIKVLEERTIKGNGKVVFDYLGEGTYMIRAILDRNGNGKWDTGNYLKHLQPEEVKYLPTEIKLKKNFDVEQDFDMSKTYKREDPSKRKNTEGDKKRNRANR from the coding sequence ATGAATAAATTTTTTTGGAACGGATTCTGTTTTGTTGCTATTATCGTGGCGTTGATTATATATGCCTGTGCAAACAGGGGTTACCCGCAGGGAGGAGAGAAGGATGTGACACCCCCTCAGGTTATCAAGGAGGTTCCGGAATCTTTTTCAACGAATTTCAAGGGAAAGCAGATCGATATTTATTTCGACGAATATGTTCAATTAAAGGATATTAACAAAAAATTCGTGATGTCTCCCCCGATGAAGAAGAAAGCCCGGGTGAGCTTGCGGGGAAAATACGTGCGGGTGACGTTTCAGGATTCTTTGAAACCGAACACGACTTACACGCTGGACTTTGCTGACGCAATCGTGGATAATAACGAAGGGAACCCGCTTGGTTTCTATCGGTACGTGTTTTCCACGGGGCCGCAACTGGATTCGATGGAGCTAGGAGGACAGGTCATTGATATGCAAACGCAGTTGCCCGTGCTGGGAGCCACCGTGATGTTCTATCAGAATACGGCTGATTCCGTTCCGTTGACAGATTTGCCGAGTTATGTGGCTAAAACGGATAGTGCCGGAATGTTTCGGGTGACCAATATTAAGGATGATACTTATCGGGTAATGGCAATCGATGATGCGAGAGGAAATTATTTGTTTGTGCCTTCAGAGACAAAAGTGGGTTTCATTGATTCTTTGATTCAGACTATATCGTTCCCCATGACTGTTTACGATACGATTCACCCGGACACAACGGTTGTCGAGGGACGGAGAACGAAGAAGGGAATGGAGTTCAAAGTGGTGTCAAAAGACACGATTGTTCGGCGTGATTTCACCATGTTTGGGCCGACAAACTTATTTATCCCGATGTTTGACGAGGAAAAGACTCAATTATATCTGGTTGATGAGGCTCGTAAGGAACGAGAGCGATTGGATTTTACTTTCAGTATTCCGGCTGAACATCAGTTAAAGGTACGATTGCTTGGACTGCATTTGTTGGATAAGGTTAGTCAGGATGATTGGTATATCGAGGAGCGTTCTGCCGGTCGGGATACGATTCAATTGTGGATAAAGGATTCTTTGGTGTACAAGATCGATTCGCTTGTGGCTGAGGCCAGTTATTTGCGGACGGATTCGCTCGGTAAGCGAGTGTTGCTTGCGGATACGATTAAATTCTATTACAAGGACAAACCGGAACCCAAGGGGAAACGTAAGAAGGAACAGGATTCCATCCCGGTGATCAAGTTTATGGAGATTAGTGCGGGCGTCGGTAGCACGATGGATTTGAATAAGAACATAACGCTGGAGTTTGACCGTCCGATCGTGGAGGACGGGTTGAAGAATATTCAGTTGTTGGAAATGGTGGATTCCGTCTTGACCCCGGTCGACTTTAGCTTGAAACATGACAGTCTGAAAATTCGTAAGTATTATTTGGGGTATAAATGGAAACCGGAAACGGAATACCGGTTGTCGATTGATTCGATGGGTATATATAGTATTTACGGGTTGTATAATAACAAGCTCGTGAAGGATTTTAAAACGAAAGCGGTTGAGGATTACGGGAATATTATCGTGAACGTAAGTGAGGCAACAACCCCGATTATCTTACAACTTTATCAGGGTGATAAGGATATTAAGGTGCTGGAGGAACGAACGATCAAGGGAAATGGTAAAGTCGTGTTTGATTACTTGGGAGAGGGAACTTACATGATCCGGGCAATTCTTGATCGGAACGGGAATGGGAAATGGGATACGGGTAATTACCTGAAACATTTGCAGCCGGAAGAGGTGAAATATTTGCCCACGGAGATAAAATTGAAAAAGAATTTCGATGTTGAGCAAGACTTTGACATGAGTAAAACGTATAAGAGGGAAGATCCGAGTAAAAGGAAAAATACAGAAGGAGATAAAAAAAGAAATAGAGCTAATCGATGA
- a CDS encoding ComF family protein produces the protein MTLFTSSIFSSFFRLLYPRACVVCGDVLVDGEPFLCSACLSGLPLNEGVDEEADEALANDLGVGYLYWLFRYDRASDFHKLVYAIKYRSNRELGVWAGKMLGERMQDDRGIDCVIPVPLHPEREKERGFNQAFMIGMGIASVLGVRVESGVLSRVVNTPSQTGLERGQRADNVAEAFELRDTVCVEGCHVLLVDDVVTSGATIRACMIELSKIKGVRVSVACLGKSGSI, from the coding sequence ATGACATTGTTTACTTCTTCTATTTTTTCCAGCTTTTTCAGGTTGTTGTATCCCCGGGCGTGTGTGGTATGCGGTGACGTTCTGGTTGATGGAGAACCTTTTTTGTGTTCAGCTTGTTTGAGCGGTTTACCTTTGAACGAGGGGGTTGATGAGGAGGCGGATGAGGCGCTTGCGAATGATTTGGGAGTCGGGTATTTGTACTGGTTGTTTCGTTATGACCGGGCAAGTGATTTCCATAAATTAGTGTATGCTATCAAGTATCGTTCCAATAGAGAGTTAGGCGTGTGGGCCGGGAAGATGCTGGGAGAACGGATGCAAGATGACAGAGGGATAGATTGTGTTATTCCCGTACCGTTACATCCCGAACGGGAGAAGGAACGGGGTTTTAACCAAGCTTTTATGATTGGCATGGGGATTGCAAGTGTTTTAGGAGTTCGGGTGGAGTCGGGTGTGTTGAGTCGAGTGGTAAACACTCCTTCGCAAACAGGTTTGGAGCGGGGACAGCGGGCTGATAACGTGGCCGAGGCTTTCGAGTTGCGGGATACGGTTTGTGTAGAGGGATGCCACGTGTTGTTGGTGGATGATGTCGTGACAAGCGGGGCCACTATCCGGGCGTGTATGATTGAATTGAGTAAAATCAAGGGGGTGCGGGTGAGTGTTGCTTGTCTAGGAAAGTCCGGCAGCATCTAA
- a CDS encoding energy transducer TonB, which translates to MNVKNDICVIRDSLLDWLREHRHGVMGTVIFHLVLAIFLVCVGISRLDSQQRMEIEIDMPEPEIVQQKQEEQEKKEQILRQSADEEVNEMLRSLAVNEDVVKKNAEPPPHERVKEYIEQIQEEIDSDYGGRYRANKNKHYKEDSIRAQRDKKERMLDSLQSTVYVGKSSVSYNIKGRYKTYLPIPVYKCEFGGKIVVAVVVNRQGRVVKAEVVDTESDKDDALREVAVDVALKSEFNADEKAPERQAGTITYNFVKQ; encoded by the coding sequence ATGAACGTGAAAAATGATATTTGCGTTATTAGAGATTCTCTCTTGGATTGGTTGAGGGAACATCGTCATGGTGTGATGGGGACGGTGATTTTTCATCTCGTGCTTGCTATCTTTTTAGTTTGTGTCGGGATTTCACGGTTGGATTCACAACAGAGAATGGAGATCGAGATCGATATGCCGGAGCCGGAAATTGTTCAGCAAAAACAGGAGGAACAGGAAAAGAAAGAGCAGATTCTTCGTCAAAGTGCAGACGAGGAGGTAAATGAAATGTTGCGTTCGTTGGCCGTGAACGAGGATGTGGTGAAGAAAAATGCAGAACCCCCGCCTCATGAACGGGTGAAAGAGTATATCGAACAAATTCAGGAAGAAATTGATAGTGATTACGGAGGGCGTTACCGGGCGAATAAAAACAAGCATTACAAGGAGGATAGTATTCGAGCCCAGCGAGATAAGAAGGAACGGATGTTGGATTCACTTCAATCCACGGTATACGTGGGGAAAAGTAGCGTATCGTATAATATAAAAGGGCGTTACAAGACTTATTTGCCGATTCCCGTGTATAAATGCGAGTTCGGTGGGAAAATCGTGGTAGCGGTAGTCGTAAACCGACAGGGTCGAGTTGTTAAAGCCGAGGTCGTGGATACGGAGTCCGATAAAGATGACGCTTTGCGGGAGGTGGCCGTGGATGTGGCTTTGAAATCGGAGTTTAACGCTGATGAGAAAGCCCCGGAACGACAGGCGGGAACGATCACGTATAATTTTGTCAAACAATGA